The sequence GAGAAAGCGATTCCTTTCAAGAAACGAAGAGGGAGCTTTGACAACATGGGAATGAGTGATGGTAAGAAGACGAAGGCGAGGATGAAGACGAAGATGAACAACAAGTGCAGTAATAACAACAAGAGTGAAGAGGAGAAGGtgaaagggaagaagaagaagaaggggaggGGCAGTGCAGTAATGGAAGGCTCACGGTGCAGTCGTGTGAATGGAAGAGGTTGGAGGTGTTGCCAACAAACTCTTGTTGGTTACTCCCTCTGTGAGCATCACTTGGGCAAAGGAAGACTCAGAAGCATGACAAGTGTTCGAAACCGTTCTACAACAACAAAGGTGGTggtgcaacaacaacaacaacatgctCATGATcgtggtaataataataataatccttcatcttcttcttcttctgataAGCTCAGCGTGAAGACGATAATGGGTGGTGGTAGTAGCAACAAGAGGAAGATGAAGCAGCTTGGAATGGTGAAAGCTCGATCCATAAACAGCTTACTGGGCCAAACAACTAACACACCCATTGCGCACACTTAGCTTCATTGTTATTTCATGTCGAACCATTATGTGTTTTATATCATATATTATATTACATATACTTGGTGCAACTCAAAAGTTCTTCGTTGCTGATGAATTCATGAATAATTTTGACGTGATTCCCATGAATTAATTGCACCGTTTCGATTGTGGATGGTCTTTACATTCATGCACTCTTTACACTATTTCATCTTTGAAAAATTCATGTATCTACTCTATTATTAAATGAATTATAAAACGTATTTTACGTGAATTTTTACATACATTTGATGCAATAATAAAAATGGTGAAAACTCAACTGTTTGTGTAGCCATAAATCCTATTTTTTATTCATTGAGATATGTTGATTTTGTATACCATTTGACCAATCATAGAGTAAAAATGATGATTCCATCCTCTCTTTCTCTTTGGATtccaaaataaaatagaaataaaaaatatttgataataaatgAAAAACTACGAATTTTTTGTTCCATTTCCGAATTGAAATGCGAACTATCTAGGTCAAATagctcaggtgaagtcgacttcacgtgaagttgatatctgagagtcgttagatgatacttcacgtgaagttgatatcgtTAGATAAAAATGTCAAATCattcaaatcatctaacggctctcagatatcaactttacgtgaagtcgactccacctgagttttcaccaacAAAAATATGTACATGATATTATTTCTACTTTGAACATATCATAGAGAACCTTGCATTTGCATTTTGAGAAATAGAAGAGCAGCTTTACTTTGATATAAATGTATGAAACTTAGGAAGGTCAAGATAGATGCGTGCCTTGAAAAATTGTTAGCTTTATGATTATGGTTTATGAGTGGGCAATTTCTCAGATACCACTAGTAGCTATATAGTCCTGTTTTTGAACATAAAAGTAATGCAACTGTTATAGTCAATACGAAAAGAACAAGCCATCATATTGACTCAAAAGTGTACCATATTGTTATTATAAATATACATACTTTTCTTATGTGTTGATGCTGCGTTCATATACTTTATATTATTTTCTTCATGCAAGTACTTCTGGACAAAATTGATAACTCAGAATGTTGGATTTGTCAAAGAAAACAATCGATTCCGTCGATATGTATTGTTATTTATTCATAACATATAAACGATAATTATTGACATGATACAATATATAAGGATCCAATAAAGGTAAAGGTTCAATACCCTTGCTTAACTTATTATTGAAAAGTATTGGAATGTAGACCCCATTAATAATATAAGTATACTTTTAATTACCTAGTATTATTATCCGTGCTTTAATTATCAATATATCTTGTCAGTGCCAAAAAGTTGAGGATGTGATCTCTTGGCAGGTCAATTCTTGAATAATTGAGATAGACTCCTTGTACTCTGGCAATGCCCGCTAATATCGTAGCAATTTCCTTGTCATTGCAGAGCCTACAAAATTTTCTATCCAAAAAATTTGTGTAAGCTGTATTATTTgtacctttttcttttttaacacTAGATATATacatttcttttattattatagaAAATTGCATGAAACTATATATATACCATGTGATCTGTTACAGTAGTCTGGAACAAACTAAGGAAGTGTGGGGGGAGAAAATCTAGGTATAAATGAGTATTAATCTTCTAGGGCTAAACCAAGCATATGCATATTATTGTCTTGTGCATGCATGGTTTGGAGGACCATATAATATAAGAAGAAGCAGGCATGGAAACTGCTGATAGAAACATACATCACACTTAATTTGATGAGtatctatatgtatatatattattgtttTGTTGAAGActtgaagtaatatatttttttttacacaCCTCTTTATTAACGCGGAGTGTATGATATACATATATCCCTGTTTCATGGTAATAATAAAGATATCATATGATATTTCCATGGGCTAAAATTACATCGAAAAGTCAATATATTATTATTGAAAAATGATAAGATAGTTGGTTTTATTCTGTGATAATAAAGTGACATCCAATAAGTCATAAAAGTTGAAACTATATATATTCTTTCACTTTGCTACTAGAAGCCTTAGAAGAATTACCACTCAAATGTGGAGTAATAATATATCTTTTAGGAAGAGGTAAAAAGGCCACAATAATACTGGGTTACAATTTATTTAAAAGTATTTgtctaatttattataaaaaattaaaaattaatatttaattttaaaaatataaaaataaataattattaaattaaatatttaaaatttgtcataaaaaataagttaaacaaaaattaaacactaAATTATAAGCGCTATaaaatttactttattttttttggtgGTGAAGGCATTAAATGTGACAGAGATTCTTTTGGATGGAGACGGTTGGAGATGGAGACCCCATACCAAGAATTCTCCACACAAAGCCACAGGAATCATATCCTCTGAGAGGCCTCAACCTTTGTAGATTAAGTAAATACAAATCAGCGAAGGAAAAGTCCAGTGACtagcaattttgttaaattttggtcagcatgtaactaacaaagaaaagtgagtcattgaaTGAAATTTTACaccaatctcacactattaaaatcaTCTTGATGGTTATttgatagctacaaatcacaaaaattgttgTCCCCTAGCATTCATCAATCAGTGAATACCAGGAACTTGGGGTACGGTAATGTAGCCAGCCATCAATATATCAATATATTAGTAGCTATATATGCATACAAGTCAATTTTAGTCACCTTAATATTCCAAAGCTAAAATTAAAGTTCATAAAATTCTTGACCCGCATTAATAATAATGTACAACAGTTATTAGTAAAAAGTTTATAAATGTAATGTTACAATAGCAAGGACTTAAGTAGCCAATAAAAGTAATTTTTGTCATTATTGGAAAGAAAATTTGAAGAGTTGGCGTTGAGAGGCATATTTGAGACGAAGAGG is a genomic window of Arachis ipaensis cultivar K30076 chromosome B06, Araip1.1, whole genome shotgun sequence containing:
- the LOC107645407 gene encoding uncharacterized protein LOC107645407 isoform X1, producing the protein MRIRKSHAFLSSPHFPPTPPSDPHRSPGLVQLTTANLHHRQRGSDHGAQPSDQPINGWDDSSGESGAHRQHIKQDPSVEDDYDYDDGRREDSGEDSEDKKSNHSRKGNIFGSSQTLPPAPPLNLYSSTPLQVLYADERWCEEEKAIPFKKRRGSFDNMGMSDGKKTKARMKTKMNNKCSNNNKSEEEKVKGKKKKKGRGSAVMEGSRCSRVNGRGWRCCQQTLVGYSLCEHHLGKGRLRSMTSVRNRSTTTKVVVQQQQQHAHDRGNNNNNPSSSSSSDKLSVKTIMGGGSSNKRKMKQLGMVKARSINSLLGQTTNTPIAHT
- the LOC107645407 gene encoding uncharacterized protein LOC107645407 isoform X2, encoding MRIRKSHAFLSSPHFPPTPPSDPHRSPGLVQLTTANLHHRQRGSDHGAQPSDQPINGWDDSSGESGAHRQHIKQDPSVEDDYDYDDGRREDSGEDSEDKKSNHSRKGNIFGSSQTLPPAPPLNLYSSTPLQDERWCEEEKAIPFKKRRGSFDNMGMSDGKKTKARMKTKMNNKCSNNNKSEEEKVKGKKKKKGRGSAVMEGSRCSRVNGRGWRCCQQTLVGYSLCEHHLGKGRLRSMTSVRNRSTTTKVVVQQQQQHAHDRGNNNNNPSSSSSSDKLSVKTIMGGGSSNKRKMKQLGMVKARSINSLLGQTTNTPIAHT